The Pyrodictium delaneyi genome contains a region encoding:
- a CDS encoding damage-control phosphatase ARMT1 family protein, protein MREPLDPLDCVFCLVYGRLQFLAGDRERQARMLAKAAELVARWPSRTTVFVESYDYLEKLVGVKDLYRDRKNALNKAALEALGALDIDSMSTSELLSLMAAANGVDIPMPGYTPGIEKLLRGLRDRPVWLGISEHDIDRLLEAAERIVVVLDNAGEAVFDIAAAWQLATKYGKPLYMVVRSEPYEVDVTRDEAVGLAAKIAPRAWIIGTGGRYPVFHPRAAKEARRLLGHGSLILVKGIANLEAFLDYPETAAEAYTIFLLRAKCKPLARLFDVGHADPVIASSTWLLKKVRGRR, encoded by the coding sequence ATGAGAGAACCACTAGATCCTCTTGATTGCGTATTCTGTCTAGTCTACGGGAGGCTCCAGTTCCTAGCCGGGGATCGGGAGAGACAAGCACGTATGTTGGCTAAGGCAGCTGAGCTTGTAGCTAGGTGGCCTAGCCGTACAACTGTGTTCGTCGAATCCTACGATTATCTTGAGAAGCTTGTTGGAGTTAAGGATCTCTATCGTGACCGCAAGAACGCTCTCAACAAGGCTGCTTTAGAAGCACTGGGGGCACTTGACATCGATTCCATGTCTACGTCAGAGCTATTATCCCTTATGGCTGCAGCTAATGGCGTCGATATACCAATGCCCGGATATACGCCTGGAATAGAGAAGCTTCTGCGCGGGCTCCGAGACCGGCCTGTGTGGCTAGGCATCTCTGAGCACGATATCGATAGACTCCTTGAGGCTGCTGAGAGGATTGTAGTAGTTCTAGATAACGCTGGCGAAGCAGTGTTCGACATCGCTGCGGCATGGCAACTAGCTACAAAGTATGGTAAGCCGCTCTACATGGTGGTTAGAAGTGAGCCTTATGAGGTCGACGTAACCCGTGACGAGGCCGTAGGTCTTGCTGCTAAGATTGCACCAAGAGCGTGGATAATAGGTACGGGCGGTAGATACCCAGTCTTCCATCCTAGGGCCGCAAAGGAGGCACGGAGACTCCTAGGCCATGGTTCCCTCATCCTTGTGAAGGGTATTGCAAATCTTGAGGCATTCTTGGATTATCCTGAGACCGCCGCTGAAGCTTATACAATATTCCTCTTAAGGGCTAAGTGCAAGCCGCTAGCAAGATTGTTCGACGTAGGTCATGCTGATCCAGTGATAGCCTCGTCAACATGGTTGCTAAAGAAGGTAAGAGGTAGAAGGTAA
- a CDS encoding slipin family protein, with the protein MPTSQAVTTELEGMLAALIGLLVVLIVLMYSIRIIREYERAVVFRLGRIIGIKGPGIVIVIPIIDKIVVIDLRIHTVDVPRQRIITRDNVEVSVDAVVYYRVQDPLKAVLTVRNYHLAVTMLAQTVLRDIIGKSELDDLLMKREELNKELQKILDELTDPWGIKVTAVTIKEVVLPEGMVRAMARQAEAERWRRAKIIEAEGERQAAKILAEAAELYERHPAALRLRELQTLIEVAKEKNMLIFYPLGLGAEGATAAALGLASAYLKGRRNDGD; encoded by the coding sequence ATGCCTACAAGCCAAGCCGTAACGACCGAACTAGAAGGTATGTTAGCAGCTCTCATCGGGCTACTAGTAGTCCTCATAGTACTCATGTATAGTATCAGGATCATCCGTGAATATGAACGCGCAGTTGTCTTCAGACTTGGCAGAATCATAGGCATAAAAGGCCCTGGTATAGTCATTGTCATACCTATAATAGACAAGATAGTCGTGATAGATCTGCGTATACATACTGTGGACGTGCCTCGGCAACGAATAATTACTCGTGATAATGTAGAAGTCTCTGTGGATGCAGTAGTATACTATCGCGTACAAGACCCTCTTAAAGCTGTACTAACTGTACGCAACTACCACTTAGCAGTAACTATGCTAGCACAGACAGTGCTACGAGACATAATCGGGAAAAGCGAGCTAGACGACCTGCTCATGAAACGTGAGGAACTAAACAAGGAGCTCCAGAAGATACTTGACGAACTAACGGACCCCTGGGGGATTAAGGTAACAGCAGTAACTATCAAGGAGGTCGTGCTACCCGAGGGTATGGTCCGGGCTATGGCCAGGCAGGCAGAGGCTGAGAGGTGGAGAAGAGCCAAGATAATAGAAGCTGAGGGTGAGCGCCAGGCAGCTAAGATACTTGCAGAAGCTGCTGAGCTATACGAGAGACACCCAGCCGCACTCCGGCTTAGAGAGCTGCAAACGCTGATAGAGGTAGCTAAGGAGAAGAATATGCTAATCTTCTACCCTCTAGGCTTGGGTGCTGAGGGTGCTACAGCAGCAGCACTTGGCCTGGCAAGTGCTTATTTAAAAGGGCGCAGAAATGACGGCGATTAA
- a CDS encoding roadblock/LC7 domain-containing protein has product MSSPMRVVLTDFTRIEGVQAAAIVSKDGFVIDHVFTGEASFDPDSLAAMVTTLYGAATRLGDELNLGEITGVIIEYRNSYMLFDDVGEALVVIVADRRAILGRLRYELRKQRERIKSVL; this is encoded by the coding sequence GTGTCTTCGCCGATGAGGGTCGTACTTACAGATTTCACTAGAATAGAGGGTGTACAGGCTGCAGCAATAGTTTCCAAGGACGGTTTTGTCATAGACCATGTATTCACGGGTGAAGCTAGTTTCGATCCGGACTCGTTAGCGGCAATGGTCACAACACTTTATGGTGCGGCTACTCGTCTGGGAGATGAGCTAAATCTTGGTGAAATAACTGGTGTAATAATTGAGTACCGTAATAGCTACATGCTCTTCGATGATGTAGGTGAAGCGCTAGTAGTTATTGTGGCAGATCGTCGTGCCATATTGGGACGACTGCGGTATGAGTTGAGAAAACAAAGAGAACGTATTAAGAGCGTACTTTAA